A region from the Alnus glutinosa chromosome 5, dhAlnGlut1.1, whole genome shotgun sequence genome encodes:
- the LOC133868468 gene encoding probable glutathione S-transferase parC isoform X1, whose translation MAEEVVLLDFWASVFGMRVRIALAEKGIKYESKEEDLRNKSDLLLKMNPVHKKVPVLIHNGKPVCESLIIVQYIDEVWNDSSPLLPSDPYQRAHARFWADFVDQKVHGARQKLMATKGEELEAAKKEFLEIHKTLEGELGDKPYFGGETFGFVDIAFITFYSWFSVFETVGKLSMEVECPKIVAWAKRCMQKESVANTLPDQKKVYEFALEWFGLEQAQPARITTV comes from the exons ATGGCGGAAGAGGTGGTTCTTCTGGATTTCTGGGCCAGCGTATTTGGGATGAGGGTCAGGATCGCGCTCGCTGAGAAAGGGATCAAGTACGAGTCTAAGGAAGAGGACTTGAGGAACAAGAGCGATCTGCTTCTCAAGATGAACCCGGTTCACAAGAAAGTTCCGGTTCTCATCCACAACGGGAAACCGGTCTGTGAGTCCCTCATCATCGTTCAGTACATAGACGAGGTCTGGAACGACAGCTCTCCGTTGCTGCCCTCTGATCCTTACCAGAGAGCTCACGCCAGGTTCTGGGCTGATTTTGTTGATCAGAAG GTACATGGTGCTAGACAGAAGTTAATGGCCACAAAAGGAGAAGAGTTGGAAGCAGCAAAGAAGGAGTTTTTGGAAATACATAAGACATTGGAGGGAGAGCTTGGCGACAAGCCTTACTTTGGGGGTGAGACATTTGGGTTTGTCGACATtgctttcattactttttacaGCTGGTTCTCTGTGTTTGAGACTGTTGGCAAATTGAGCATGGAGGTGGAGTGCCCCAAGATTGTTGCATGGGCTAAGAGATGCATGCAAAAGGAGAGTGTCGCCAACACTCTTCCTGACCAGAAGAAAGTTTATGAGTTTGCCTTGGAGTGGTTTGGATTAGAGCAAGCTCAGCCGGCCAGAATTACAACAGTATAG